A genomic window from Atribacterota bacterium includes:
- the lgt gene encoding prolipoprotein diacylglyceryl transferase yields the protein MFGIDWAHIPEAINPVLASFGQFKIYWYGLMYPLGFLTAFSIAIYRIRSEKLVFKESTVLDFLIWAVIMLVIGGRIGHVVSSDIGYYLTNPMRIILPFDFSGGFHYTGILGMSYHGGMIGIVLAFILFCLKRNINHWQFADMGITGIPAGYTFGRLGNFINGELYGKVTNLPWGMYFPADPTNQLRHPTQLYEALFEGVVLFIVLWYLRKKKWFNGLQLSVYFIGYGIVRFLNEFLREPSPISGYKYLGFMNLAQVMSLLMIIVGIFIIIIRKDKPYLPISREEKL from the coding sequence ATGTTTGGGATAGATTGGGCTCATATTCCTGAAGCAATAAATCCTGTTTTAGCCTCTTTTGGTCAATTCAAAATCTATTGGTATGGATTGATGTACCCTCTGGGTTTCTTAACCGCTTTTTCTATTGCTATTTATCGGATTCGCTCAGAAAAATTAGTTTTTAAAGAATCTACAGTATTGGATTTCTTGATCTGGGCAGTTATTATGCTGGTGATAGGGGGAAGGATCGGGCATGTTGTTTCATCAGATATAGGATACTATTTAACCAATCCAATGAGAATAATACTTCCTTTTGACTTTTCGGGAGGTTTTCACTATACGGGTATTTTGGGAATGTCCTACCATGGAGGAATGATTGGTATTGTATTGGCCTTTATATTATTTTGTTTAAAAAGAAATATCAATCACTGGCAATTCGCTGATATGGGTATTACGGGAATACCTGCAGGTTATACCTTTGGCAGACTTGGCAATTTTATAAACGGAGAACTGTATGGAAAAGTTACAAATTTACCCTGGGGAATGTACTTTCCTGCAGATCCAACCAATCAATTAAGACATCCCACCCAACTATATGAGGCACTTTTTGAGGGGGTCGTTCTTTTTATCGTATTATGGTATCTGCGAAAAAAGAAATGGTTTAATGGCCTTCAATTAAGTGTCTATTTTATTGGCTATGGTATTGTTCGTTTTTTAAACGAATTTCTCCGGGAGCCATCACCTATATCTGGATATAAATATTTAGGATTCATGAATTTAGCACAGGTAATGTCTTTATTGATGATAATCGTTGGCATTTTTATTATCATAATTAGAAAAGACAAGCCATATTTACCAATAAGCAGGGAGGAAAAACTATGA
- a CDS encoding nitroreductase family protein: MLKDLILKNRSYRRFDEGKKIDRQELLELIDLARLSPSAANKQPLKYFLSSEPETNKKIFNTLAWAAYLKDWKGPADGERPVAYIIILGDKNIAENFSVDSGIAAQSILLGATEKGVGGCIFGSVAREKLRELLNIPSQYEILYALALGYPVEIVQIEKLDDSGDIKYWRDKNNIHHVPKRSLSDIVLS, encoded by the coding sequence ATGTTAAAGGATTTAATCTTAAAAAACAGAAGCTATAGACGTTTTGATGAAGGAAAAAAGATAGACAGGCAAGAATTGTTAGAATTAATAGATTTAGCAAGATTATCACCTTCTGCAGCTAATAAGCAGCCACTGAAATATTTCCTTTCCAGTGAACCTGAGACTAACAAAAAAATATTCAACACCCTTGCCTGGGCTGCTTACCTGAAAGACTGGAAGGGACCTGCAGATGGCGAAAGACCAGTTGCTTATATAATTATTCTTGGTGATAAAAATATTGCTGAAAATTTCAGTGTTGATTCAGGAATTGCAGCTCAGAGTATCCTTTTGGGAGCAACTGAAAAGGGAGTAGGCGGTTGTATATTTGGTTCAGTTGCCCGGGAAAAACTAAGAGAATTGTTAAACATACCTTCACAATATGAAATATTATACGCATTGGCTCTGGGCTATCCTGTTGAAATAGTTCAGATAGAAAAATTAGATGACAGTGGTGATATTAAATACTGGCGTGATAAGAACAATATACATCATGTACCAAAGAGAAGCCTTTCTGATATTGTTCTTTCCTGA
- a CDS encoding TIGR01906 family membrane protein, whose protein sequence is MKIIRIILWWIFVLSIPVLLITSVVRMEVQFLPFYEYEYEKNNINQVTGFDNSQLGIITRHLIQYFNGKVESPQLLLQKNDEPIYLFHDHELVHLKDVKDIFQYVFMMQYIALGYFFLYLLLNIVLKRKDKLLYFWRGLKNGSILNVILLAVLGIGMFAGFHNLFIRFHYLVFGDPQSSPWILDPRTDHLVMLYPLNFWQDAATFGIIAIIVLSVILIFISWLFLLGYPHSKR, encoded by the coding sequence TTGAAGATAATTCGCATTATCCTGTGGTGGATTTTTGTACTTTCAATACCTGTTTTACTGATAACTTCAGTAGTCAGGATGGAAGTTCAATTTTTGCCATTTTACGAATATGAATATGAAAAAAATAATATTAATCAGGTAACCGGTTTTGATAACTCTCAACTGGGGATAATTACCAGACATTTAATACAGTATTTTAATGGTAAAGTTGAAAGCCCTCAGCTACTGTTACAAAAAAATGATGAGCCCATTTACTTATTCCATGACCATGAATTAGTACACCTGAAAGATGTGAAGGATATCTTTCAATATGTATTCATGATGCAATATATAGCCTTGGGTTATTTCTTTTTGTATTTGCTATTAAATATTGTTTTGAAAAGAAAGGATAAGCTTCTTTATTTCTGGCGAGGATTAAAAAACGGGAGTATCTTAAACGTTATCTTGCTGGCTGTTCTGGGAATAGGAATGTTTGCCGGTTTTCACAATCTCTTTATCCGCTTTCATTACCTGGTTTTTGGTGACCCTCAGAGTTCCCCCTGGATACTGGATCCCAGGACTGACCATCTAGTGATGTTATATCCTTTGAATTTCTGGCAGGATGCAGCAACGTTCGGAATTATTGCTATCATTGTCCTATCGGTAATCCTGATTTTTATCAGCTGGCTATTTTTATTAGGGTACCCGCACAGTAAAAGATAA